Proteins encoded by one window of Microplitis mediator isolate UGA2020A chromosome 1, iyMicMedi2.1, whole genome shotgun sequence:
- the LOC130663267 gene encoding putative ankyrin repeat protein RF_0381, with translation MRKSTKQKLRIRQSKMREVKIHKSRIRKYNYKNRMDKLRDFICAIESHHKDYIDNVTTENVNIDDNGVDVNAALENNGFITGETALHLAAATGTKEIIKLLLDNNANINAKNIKGITPIISAVEAKNDDAMDVLMEHGPDLFCTYKEYRYSVTIFHAAISSSNWEFLSHWLFLFADTRDVNNNSFFFVL, from the exons ATGCGTAAATCAACAAAGCAAAAGTTAAGAATACGACAATCAAAAATGCGAGAagtaaaaattcacaaatcAAGGATacgtaaatataattacaaaaatcgTATGGATAAACTCCGTGATTTCATCTGCGCTATAGAATCTCATCACAAAGATTACATAGATAATGTAACAACCGAAAATGTCAATATTGACG ATAATGGCGTAGATGTTAATGCCGCGTTGGAAAATAATGGTTTCATTACTGGAGAAACTGCATTGCACCTTGCCGCGGCGACAGGAACAaaggaaattataaaattattattagataaCAATGCTAACATTAATGCTAAGAATATAAAAGGAATCACTCCTATTATCAGTGCTGTTGAAGCTAAAAACGATGATGCCATGGATGTATTGATGGAACATGGACCTGATCTTTTTTGTACATATAAAGAATATCGTTACAGTGTAACGATATTTCATGCAGCTATTTCAAGTTCTAACTGGGAATTCTTGTCTCATTGGCTATTTTTATTTGCTGATACGCgtgatgttaataataatagtttttttttcgttctttGA
- the LOC130663277 gene encoding uncharacterized protein LOC130663277: MTENDFDPGPHNGPTSSPFGYAQLSPPYSPGSKECTPSVAVPPALQQSSSTYVGDYHRGSNLPHGPFHSDIAVHPTSTLAASASPSTSKQYDFLIHNTHLNEKYVNRSLPNTKNDGAKKVAKRKQTGQNEERKKRLKLTEQRNSLSPINDDVPQDSFCDEDYLDEIEGEGTARPKIIDKNTYQTEPGWLTPRVNKRGVTQIVKCKKCKMPFDTKVKLWTHQKETHFNSKKIIRCPNSYCEFVTDVKHHLSTTCIGTQG; this comes from the exons atgaCTGAA AATGATTTTGACCCTGGACCACACAATGGACCCACTTCAAGTCCATTTGGGTATGCGCAACTCTCTCCTCCGTATTCACCTGGTTCTAAGGAGTGCACTCCTTCGGTTGCTGTGCCTCCGGCACTCCAGCAAAGCAGTTCGACTTATGTTGGAGATTATCACAGGGGTAGTAATTTGCCACATGGCCCATTCCATTCTGATATCGCAGTTCATCCTACAAGTACTTTAGCAGCAAGTGCGTCTCCAAGTACATCCAAACAATATGACTTTTTGATACACAACAC tcATCTCAACGAGAAATATGTCAACCGTTCTCTGCCGAATACGAAAAATGATGGCGCTAAAAAAGTTGCTAAAAGAAAACAGACAGGACAAAATGAAGAACGCAAAAAGCGATTAAAATTGACTGAACAACGGAATTCTCTCAGTCCAATCAATGATGATGTGCCGCAGGATTCTTTTTGTGATGAAGattatttagatgaaattgAAGGAGAAGGTACAGCTCGCCCGAAAATAATTGACAAAAACACATACCAAACGGAGCCGGGCTGGTTAACTCCACGGGTGAACAAAAGAGGAGTCACACAAATAGTTAAATGTAAAAAGTGTAAAATGCCATTTGACACCAAAGTTAAGTTGTGGACTCATCAGAAAGAGACTCACTTTAattcaaagaaaattattcGATGCCCCAACTCGTACTGTGAGTTCGTAACCGACGTGAAACACCATTTGAGTACCACATGTATAGGCACACAGGGATAA